A region from the Halomicroarcula saliterrae genome encodes:
- a CDS encoding SDR family NAD(P)-dependent oxidoreductase, whose product METPLYERLDGQVALVTGATRGIGRRIADGLVEHGATVYAGARDPADVTDDDRRAVELDVTADDQIRAAVDRIDAEAGRLDVLVNNAGVMDSREPLDAMGTDVIDRTLATNLRGPVVLTRQALPRLLERAGGRVVNVSSGLGAITEPQSGDMPAYRISKTGLNGLTRYLAGEYGDDGLLANSVCPGYVRTDMTDGDAPRTPERGAETPVWLARFRPEAPSGGFWRDRQRIHW is encoded by the coding sequence GTGGAGACACCACTGTACGAGCGCCTCGACGGGCAGGTCGCACTGGTCACCGGGGCGACCCGCGGTATCGGCAGACGCATCGCTGACGGACTGGTCGAACACGGCGCGACGGTGTACGCCGGCGCGCGCGACCCGGCGGACGTGACCGACGACGACCGCCGCGCGGTCGAACTGGACGTGACTGCGGACGACCAGATACGCGCCGCTGTGGACCGCATCGACGCGGAGGCGGGCCGGCTCGACGTGCTCGTCAACAACGCCGGCGTGATGGACTCGCGCGAGCCCCTCGACGCGATGGGGACCGACGTTATCGACCGCACACTGGCGACGAACCTCCGTGGGCCCGTCGTGCTGACGAGACAGGCTCTCCCACGCCTGCTGGAGCGCGCGGGCGGCCGCGTGGTCAACGTCTCCTCCGGGCTGGGTGCCATCACCGAACCCCAGTCCGGCGACATGCCCGCCTACCGCATCTCCAAGACGGGTCTGAACGGGCTGACACGGTATCTGGCCGGTGAGTACGGCGACGACGGCCTGCTCGCCAACTCGGTCTGTCCCGGCTACGTCCGGACCGACATGACAGACGGTGACGCCCCGAGAACGCCCGAACGGGGTGCCGAGACGCCGGTCTGGCTGGCGCGGTTTCGCCCCGAAGCCCCCAGCGGCGGCTTCTGGCGGGATAGGCAGCGGATACACTGGTGA